One window of Flavobacterium dauae genomic DNA carries:
- a CDS encoding Sec-independent protein translocase subunit TatA/TatB has product MGKFGATEIILIVAVILLLFGGKKIPELMKGLGSGIKEFKDASKDNSGATSNPNKNNTDSKTE; this is encoded by the coding sequence ATGGGTAAGTTTGGTGCAACCGAAATAATTTTAATTGTAGCCGTGATACTTTTATTATTTGGCGGAAAAAAGATACCGGAATTAATGAAAGGATTGGGTTCGGGTATTAAAGAATTTAAAGACGCTTCTAAAGACAATAGCGGAGCAACTTCAAATCCTAATAAAAACAATACGGATTCTAAAACCGAATAA